A window from Drosophila nasuta strain 15112-1781.00 chromosome 3, ASM2355853v1, whole genome shotgun sequence encodes these proteins:
- the LOC132794140 gene encoding integrin-linked protein kinase: MEDIFHWCREGNSIQVRLWLDETEHDMNLGDDHGFSPLHWVAKEGHVKLVETLLQRGARVNATNMGDDIPLHLAAAHGHREVVQMLLRERSDVNAVNEHGNTPLHYACFWGYDMICEDLLNAGALVSIANKDGHTAVDKAKPSLGKRIQDLAEKSGQELKVISFKEQSWLGMKTRSRDATLSRFKGISMGDLDLHTKLSVTPSGETWRGRWQKNDVIAKILAVRQCTSRISRDFNEEFPKLRIFSHPNILPIIGACNSPPNLVVISQFMPRSSLFNLLHGASGVVVDTSQAVHFALDIARGMAFLHSLERIIPTYHLNSHHVMIDDDLTARINMGDAKFSFQEKGRIYQPAWMSPEALQRKPADRNWEASDMWSFAVLIWELTTREVPFAEWSPMECGMKIALEGLRVKIPPGTSSHMAKLISICMNEDPGKRPKFDMVVPILEKMKR; the protein is encoded by the exons ATGGAGGATATATTTCATTGGTGCCGCGAGGGCAACTCAATTCAAGTGCGCCTCTGGCTGGATGAGACGGAGCATGATATGAATTTGgg CGATGATCATGGCTTCAGTCCACTGCACTGGGTGGCAAAGGAGGGCCATGTGAAGCTCGTTGAGACGCTACTGCAACGCGGCGCACGCGTCAATGCCACCAACATGGGCGACGACATTCCCCTCCATCTGGCAGCCGCCCACGGCCATCGCGAAGTCGTCCAAATG ttgctgCGCGAGCGATCGGATGTGAATGCGGTGAATGAGCATGGCAACACACCGTTGCATTATGCCTGCTTCTGGGGCTACGACATGATTTGCGAGGATCTGTTGAATGCCGGCGCCTTGGTCAGCATAGCCAACAAGGATGGACACACGGCCGTGGACAAGGCAAAGCCAAGTCTGGGCAAGCGCATCCAAGATCTGGCGGAGAAGAGTGGCCAAGAGTTGAAGGTCATCAGCTTCAAGGAGCAGAGTTGGTTGGGCATGAAGACACGTTCCCGCGATGCCACCTTGTCACGCTTTAAGGGCATCAGCATGGGCGATCTCGACCTGCACACTAAGCTGTCGGTGACGCCCTCGGGAGAAACTTGGCGAGGTCGCTGGCAGAAGAACGATGTGATTGCCAAG ATTCTGGCAGTGCGTCAGTGCACGTCGCGCATTTCTCGTGACTTCAACGAGGAGTTCCCGAAGCTGCGAATCTTCTCGCATCCCAACATTTTGCCCATCATTGGTGCCTGCAATTCACCGCCGAATCTCGTGGTTATTAGTCAG TTCATGCCACGCTCTTCGTTGTTCAATCTGTTGCATGGCGCCTCGGGCGTTGTGGTGGACACCAGTCAAGCTGTGCACTTTGCCCTGGACATTGCCCGAGGCATGGCGTTCTTGCACTCGTTGGAAAGGATCATACCGACGTATCATCTGAACAGTCATCATGTGATGATCGACGATGATCTGACAGCACGCATCAACATGGGCGATGCGAAGTTCTCGTTCCAGGAGAAGGGACGCATCTATCAGCCGGCCTGGATGTCACCGGAGGCGCTGCAGCGTAAGCCAGCGGATCGCAATTGGGAGGCGTCCGATATGTGGAGCTTTGCTGTGCTCATCTGGGAGCTGACAACACGCGAGGTGCCATTTGCCGAATGGTCACCCATGGAATGCGGCATGAAGATTGCGCTTGAGGGACTGCGAGTCAAGATACCCCCGGGAACTTCATCGCACATGGCCAAATTAATCTCTATTTGCATGAATGAGGATCCAGGCAAGCGGCCCAAGTTCGATATGGTTGTGCCCATTCTGGAGAAGATGAAGAGATAA
- the LOC132791676 gene encoding multifunctional methyltransferase subunit TRM112-like protein, with product MKLSTYNFLTSMAIKGVKVGYPLKLTITKQNVVESEFNPVFIEKLLPKLDWAALYGAAQVAECAEDIPPAQPDNIADNEALLQKLHHLLFEIDVLEGQLECPETGRVFPITDGIPNMLLNEDEV from the exons ATGAAACTCAGCACGTATAACTTTCTCACTTCAATGGCTATCAAGGGAGTCAAAGTTGGATATCCCCTAAAACTGACG ATCACCAAACAGAATGTGGTGGAAAGTGAATTCAATCCGGTGTTTATAGAGAAACTGTTGCCTAAGCTGGACTGGGCAGCTCTATACGGTGCCGCACAAGTG GCGGAGTGCGCTGAGGACATTCCTCCAGCACAGCCAGACAACATTGCTGACAACGAGGCGCTATTGCAAAAACTGCACCATCTGCTATTCGAAATCGACGTGCTTGAGGGACAGCTGGAATGTCCCGAAACCGGACGTGTGTTTCCCATAACCGATGGCATACCCAACATGCTATTAAATGAGGATGAGGTCTAA